The following coding sequences are from one Rathayibacter sp. VKM Ac-2760 window:
- a CDS encoding HNH endonuclease signature motif containing protein produces MSKDEDAAALAEVRDCFDGSAADERSTSPMRLRAAERLHRGYRLALTIPDAFARGASRSETRDLVERSIRAELAVAYSLSEREVSRRLETAQMLTEHLPLTRVLLRDAKILWEVGEAICRTASSLPEESRSALDERAADAAVTMSIAQLRRALIRWREELHEQPLAERHALAREDRAVWVSPDVDGMATLCLHAPAPAVSGAYDRLRRIARTLSDEGDPRTLQQLSADAAVDLLCDGDVAGTTPDAAHRPDPTFVSGVRAEVRLTLAASTAVGLDDAPADLDGYGPVPAAIARELIRTAASFTRVLTDPDTGAVVSVGRTWRVPPPQMRLHLQLRDQTCRFPGCTRSASTSEADHAIEWRNGGETSLENLVSLCTSHHHVRHGDQWSYCRDDDGGITWTTPTGRRISTRPPPLPGRPPDPPPRPRFVDVPAPF; encoded by the coding sequence ATGTCAAAAGATGAGGATGCAGCAGCACTAGCGGAGGTGCGCGACTGCTTCGACGGCTCCGCCGCCGACGAGCGCTCCACCTCCCCGATGCGCCTCCGGGCGGCGGAACGCCTGCACCGCGGCTACCGACTCGCGCTGACCATCCCGGACGCCTTCGCCCGCGGCGCGTCGCGGAGCGAGACCCGCGACCTGGTCGAGCGCTCCATCCGAGCCGAGCTCGCGGTGGCGTACAGCCTGTCCGAGCGGGAGGTGTCGCGCCGTCTCGAGACCGCGCAGATGCTGACGGAGCACCTTCCTCTCACTCGCGTGCTGCTGCGCGACGCGAAGATCCTGTGGGAGGTCGGCGAGGCGATCTGCCGGACCGCGAGCAGCCTCCCCGAGGAGTCCCGTTCTGCGCTGGACGAGCGCGCGGCCGACGCCGCGGTCACGATGTCCATCGCGCAGCTGCGCCGAGCCCTGATCCGCTGGCGGGAGGAGCTGCACGAGCAGCCCCTCGCCGAACGGCACGCCCTTGCTCGGGAGGACCGCGCGGTCTGGGTCTCGCCGGATGTGGACGGGATGGCGACGCTCTGCCTGCACGCTCCCGCACCGGCCGTGTCCGGGGCGTACGACCGGCTGCGGCGCATCGCCCGCACCCTCAGCGACGAGGGCGACCCACGCACGCTCCAGCAGTTGAGCGCTGACGCCGCGGTCGACCTGCTGTGCGACGGCGACGTCGCCGGGACCACCCCGGACGCCGCGCACCGCCCTGATCCGACGTTCGTCTCCGGTGTTCGCGCGGAGGTCCGGCTCACGCTCGCGGCGTCCACTGCCGTAGGTCTCGATGACGCCCCTGCGGACCTCGACGGCTACGGTCCCGTGCCTGCGGCAATCGCCCGCGAGCTGATCCGGACGGCAGCGTCCTTCACTCGGGTTCTCACCGATCCCGATACCGGCGCGGTCGTCTCGGTCGGACGCACCTGGCGCGTGCCGCCGCCGCAGATGCGCCTGCATCTCCAGCTGCGGGACCAGACCTGCCGGTTCCCCGGCTGCACCCGCAGCGCATCGACCAGCGAGGCAGACCACGCGATCGAGTGGCGCAACGGCGGCGAGACCTCCCTCGAGAACCTCGTATCGCTATGCACTTCGCATCACCATGTGCGGCACGGAGACCAGTGGAGTTACTGCAGGGACGACGATGGGGGCATCACGTGGACGACTCCCACCGGACGGCGGATCAGCACTCGGCCGCCGCCGCTGCCCGGGCGACCGCCGGACCCGCCGCCGCGACCGCGGTTCGTCGACGTGCCGGCGCCGTTCTGA
- a CDS encoding MmgE/PrpD family protein, giving the protein MHEHHVRVHRSDEDLPRHGQLAHALAEVAVDPVEVDAEVAEMVVNRVIDNAAVAAASLLRRPVVAARSQALAHPASIGGEGATVLGADPGRRVSPEWAAWANGVAVRELDYHDTFLAAEYSHPGDNIPPLVAVAQHAGIDGARLLRGIVTGYEVQVDLVRAISLHRHKIDHVAHLGPSAAAGLGTMLGLDVATIEQAIAQALHTTTATRQSRKGEISSWKAYAPAFAGKMAIEAVDRAMRGETSPSPIYEGEDGVIAWLLDGPDAAYDVPLPDAGEAKRAILDTYTKEHSAEYQAQALIDLARRLHGTHPEAADPERVERIVIHTSHHTHFVIGSGANDPQKYDPTASRETLDHSVPYIFTVALQDGAWHHERSYAPERAARPDTVALWQRTTTEEDAEWTRRYHSVDPAEKAFGARVEILLTDGTTIVDEIAVADAHPLGAHPFSREQYVAKFRTLADGVLEESEIERFLDLAQRLPELTAEEVGRLTIVAAPGVLASVESPRGLF; this is encoded by the coding sequence GTGCACGAACACCACGTCCGCGTCCACCGCAGCGACGAGGACCTCCCGCGCCACGGGCAGCTCGCGCACGCCCTCGCCGAGGTCGCCGTCGATCCCGTCGAGGTCGACGCCGAGGTCGCCGAGATGGTCGTCAACCGCGTGATCGACAACGCGGCCGTCGCCGCCGCGTCGCTGCTGCGCCGGCCCGTCGTGGCAGCGCGCTCGCAGGCGCTGGCGCACCCCGCCTCCATCGGCGGCGAGGGCGCCACCGTGCTCGGCGCCGACCCCGGCCGCCGCGTGTCGCCCGAGTGGGCCGCGTGGGCGAACGGCGTCGCGGTGCGCGAGCTCGACTACCACGACACCTTCCTCGCTGCGGAGTACTCGCACCCGGGCGACAACATCCCGCCGCTCGTCGCGGTCGCCCAGCACGCGGGGATCGACGGTGCCCGGCTGCTCCGCGGCATCGTCACGGGCTACGAGGTCCAGGTCGACCTCGTCCGCGCGATCAGCCTGCACCGGCACAAGATCGACCACGTCGCGCACCTCGGCCCCTCGGCGGCGGCCGGCCTCGGCACGATGCTCGGCCTCGACGTCGCGACCATCGAGCAGGCGATCGCGCAGGCGCTGCACACCACCACCGCCACCCGGCAGTCGCGGAAGGGCGAGATCTCCAGCTGGAAGGCGTACGCGCCCGCCTTCGCCGGCAAGATGGCGATCGAGGCGGTCGACCGGGCGATGCGCGGCGAGACCAGCCCGTCGCCGATCTACGAGGGCGAGGACGGCGTGATCGCCTGGCTGCTCGACGGCCCCGACGCCGCCTACGACGTGCCGCTGCCGGATGCGGGCGAGGCGAAGCGCGCGATCCTCGACACGTACACGAAGGAGCACTCGGCGGAGTACCAGGCGCAGGCGCTGATCGACCTGGCGCGCCGGCTGCACGGCACGCACCCCGAGGCGGCGGATCCGGAGCGGGTCGAGCGGATCGTCATCCACACCTCGCACCACACCCACTTCGTGATCGGCTCGGGCGCGAACGACCCGCAGAAGTACGACCCGACGGCCTCGCGCGAGACGCTCGACCACTCGGTGCCGTACATCTTCACCGTCGCGCTGCAAGACGGCGCCTGGCACCACGAGCGCAGCTACGCGCCCGAGCGCGCGGCGCGACCCGACACGGTCGCGCTCTGGCAGCGCACGACGACCGAGGAGGACGCGGAGTGGACGCGCCGCTACCACTCCGTCGACCCGGCGGAGAAGGCGTTCGGCGCGCGCGTCGAGATCCTGCTGACGGACGGCACGACGATCGTCGACGAGATCGCGGTGGCGGACGCGCACCCGCTCGGCGCGCACCCGTTCTCGCGCGAGCAGTACGTGGCGAAGTTCCGCACGCTCGCGGACGGCGTGCTCGAGGAGTCCGAGATCGAGCGCTTCCTCGACCTGGCGCAGCGGCTGCCGGAGCTGACGGCCGAGGAGGTCGGGCGGCTGACGATCGTGGCGGCGCCGGGCGTGCTCGCCTCGGTGGAGTCGCCCCGCGGGCTGTTCTAG
- a CDS encoding exopolyphosphatase, translated as MTATRVAAFDCGTNSLRLLIADVEGGRLTDVLRRTELVRLGHGVDRTGRFDPAALERTLAVTREYAALVRETGATRVRFVATSATRDAADREDFLGAVERIIGLRTPMFRGAETISGEEEAALSFRGALSAVDAVAPVLVVDLGGGSTELVLGGGQPEQAHSMDVGSVRLTERHRAGGGEPTDEQRAAIRADVRRALAASPVDLSAARSVVGVAATVLTVTAHALRLRTYDRDALEATLPIRDVLAACDELAALSPAETAALPFVRAGREDVLAAGALIWSEVLRAVQHSSPSVTTVTTTAHDILDGLALTL; from the coding sequence ATGACCGCCACCCGCGTCGCCGCCTTCGACTGCGGCACGAACTCCCTCCGGCTCCTGATCGCGGACGTCGAGGGCGGGCGCCTGACCGACGTCCTCCGCCGCACCGAACTGGTCCGACTCGGCCACGGCGTCGACCGCACCGGCCGCTTCGACCCGGCGGCGCTCGAGCGCACCCTCGCCGTCACCCGCGAGTACGCCGCGCTGGTCCGCGAGACCGGAGCGACGCGGGTGCGCTTCGTCGCCACCTCCGCGACCCGCGACGCGGCCGACCGCGAGGACTTCCTCGGCGCGGTCGAGCGGATCATCGGTCTCCGCACCCCGATGTTCCGCGGTGCCGAGACGATCAGCGGCGAGGAGGAGGCGGCCCTCTCCTTCCGCGGCGCGCTCTCGGCCGTCGACGCGGTCGCCCCGGTGCTCGTCGTCGACCTCGGCGGCGGCTCCACGGAGCTGGTGCTGGGCGGCGGGCAGCCGGAGCAGGCGCATTCGATGGACGTCGGCAGTGTCCGGCTCACCGAGCGGCACCGGGCGGGCGGGGGCGAGCCGACCGACGAGCAGCGGGCCGCGATTCGCGCCGACGTCCGCCGCGCGCTGGCCGCCTCCCCCGTCGACCTCTCGGCCGCGCGGAGCGTCGTCGGCGTCGCCGCGACCGTGCTGACCGTCACCGCGCATGCGCTCCGCCTCCGGACCTACGACCGCGACGCGCTCGAGGCGACCCTGCCGATCCGCGACGTCCTCGCCGCCTGCGACGAGCTCGCCGCCCTCTCCCCCGCCGAGACCGCCGCGCTCCCCTTCGTCCGCGCCGGCCGCGAGGACGTCCTCGCCGCCGGCGCCCTGATCTGGTCCGAGGTCCTCCGCGCCGTCCAGCACTCCTCCCCGAGCGTCACCACGGTGACCACGACCGCCCACGACATCCTCGACGGCCTGGCCCTCACCCTCTGA
- a CDS encoding MFS transporter, translated as MDPRRQRAIALLVAGCFFMENLDATIVTTAAPAIGADLGVDSAAVAITVTAFLLTVAVLIPASGWLSERFGVRRVFTIAIAIFTVASLLCALSPTLPLLVAARVLQGVGGALMVPVGRLAVLRVTPREGIIRAIAILVWPGLVAPILAPFVGGLLTTYASWHWIFLINLPLGVVAFVIARRIVPVGTEAVPPPLDVVGLLLVAVGLGALVGATGFVTGSGSDTVALGLGVGGAAVTAVAVRHLLRTPHPLVRLDAFRFSTFRVANASGSLYRATINAVPFLLPLLFQDAFGWDAVQAGSIVLALFVGNLAIKPATTWLLRTVGFRGVLVAANVVGIACMVAMAFLDPEVPIPAIVALLVLSGVARSAGFTAYNTVTFAEVPAEGMSGANTLSATTQQIAAGFGVAAGGIALAAGSAFGPGLVPYRFAFLTLAVLTLVPLVAAARLHPDSGSTLTR; from the coding sequence CTGGATCCCCGCCGTCAGCGCGCGATCGCCCTCCTCGTCGCGGGCTGCTTCTTCATGGAGAACCTCGACGCGACGATCGTCACCACCGCGGCGCCCGCGATCGGCGCCGACCTGGGCGTCGACTCCGCCGCCGTCGCGATCACCGTCACCGCGTTCCTGCTGACCGTCGCGGTGCTCATCCCCGCCTCCGGCTGGCTGAGCGAGCGGTTCGGGGTGCGCCGGGTCTTCACCATTGCGATCGCGATCTTCACGGTGGCGTCGCTGCTCTGCGCGCTCAGCCCGACGCTCCCGCTGCTCGTCGCCGCCCGGGTGCTGCAGGGTGTCGGCGGCGCGCTGATGGTGCCGGTCGGCCGGCTGGCGGTGCTGCGCGTCACGCCGCGGGAGGGGATCATCCGCGCCATCGCGATCCTGGTCTGGCCGGGACTGGTCGCGCCGATCCTCGCGCCGTTCGTCGGCGGGCTGCTGACGACCTACGCGTCCTGGCACTGGATCTTCCTGATCAACCTGCCGCTGGGCGTCGTCGCCTTCGTGATCGCGCGGCGGATCGTGCCGGTGGGCACCGAGGCGGTGCCGCCTCCGCTCGACGTCGTCGGCCTGCTGCTGGTGGCGGTCGGCCTCGGCGCGCTGGTCGGGGCGACCGGCTTCGTGACCGGCAGCGGCTCGGACACCGTCGCGCTCGGTCTCGGCGTGGGCGGAGCGGCGGTGACCGCCGTCGCGGTGCGGCACCTGCTGCGGACGCCGCACCCGCTCGTGCGCCTGGACGCCTTCCGCTTCTCGACGTTCCGGGTCGCGAACGCGAGCGGCTCGCTCTACCGGGCGACGATCAACGCGGTGCCGTTCCTGCTGCCGCTGCTGTTCCAGGACGCGTTCGGCTGGGACGCGGTGCAGGCCGGCTCGATCGTGCTCGCGCTCTTCGTCGGCAATCTGGCGATCAAGCCCGCCACGACCTGGCTGCTGCGGACGGTCGGCTTCCGCGGGGTGCTCGTCGCGGCGAACGTCGTCGGGATCGCCTGCATGGTCGCGATGGCGTTCCTCGATCCGGAGGTGCCGATCCCGGCGATCGTCGCGCTGCTGGTGCTCAGCGGGGTCGCGCGCTCGGCCGGCTTCACCGCCTACAACACCGTCACCTTCGCCGAGGTGCCGGCCGAGGGGATGTCGGGCGCGAACACGCTGAGCGCGACGACGCAGCAGATCGCCGCGGGCTTCGGCGTCGCCGCCGGCGGCATCGCGCTGGCGGCGGGCTCGGCGTTCGGCCCGGGCCTCGTCCCCTACCGCTTCGCCTTCCTGACGCTGGCGGTGCTGACCCTGGTGCCGCTCGTCGCCGCCGCCCGCCTGCACCCCGACTCCGGCAGCACCCTCACGCGCTGA
- a CDS encoding NIPSNAP family protein: protein MSDSETRTIQLRRYELVDGVMDDFLAWYEAKIVSARAAHGFTIEFAYADREVNEFVWAVSTPGDAEAFAAIEKTYLASPEREAAFAGEPTRVAVHHVRLIERIV, encoded by the coding sequence ATGAGCGACTCCGAGACCCGCACCATCCAGCTCCGCCGCTACGAGCTCGTCGACGGGGTGATGGACGACTTCCTGGCCTGGTACGAGGCGAAGATCGTCTCCGCCCGCGCCGCGCACGGCTTCACGATCGAGTTCGCCTACGCCGACCGCGAGGTGAACGAGTTCGTCTGGGCCGTCAGCACCCCGGGCGACGCGGAGGCGTTCGCCGCGATCGAGAAGACCTACCTCGCCTCCCCCGAGCGCGAGGCCGCCTTCGCCGGCGAGCCGACCCGCGTCGCCGTGCACCACGTCCGCCTGATCGAGCGCATCGTCTGA
- a CDS encoding SRPBCC family protein, with translation MARNTRVFHCPPESVFAVFASGWLFPAWVVGSSRMREVDRDWPHAGSRLHHSFGIWPLVIDDRTTVLEWDPSSRFVIQAAGWPMGEARVGFEIEPHRKGCRVRIHETAVKGPGTLIPKPLLHGFLWVRNIETLRRLAHMAEAGANGRTLAPAALASPRDRAGLDSSKHTGWRLLGTLGSLVVGSVALRLVLAGPRRARG, from the coding sequence ATGGCCCGCAACACCCGCGTCTTCCACTGCCCGCCCGAGTCCGTCTTCGCCGTCTTCGCCTCCGGCTGGCTGTTCCCCGCCTGGGTCGTCGGCTCGTCCCGGATGCGCGAGGTCGACCGCGACTGGCCGCACGCCGGCTCGCGGCTGCACCACTCCTTCGGCATCTGGCCGCTGGTGATCGACGACCGGACGACCGTCCTCGAGTGGGACCCGTCGAGCCGCTTCGTCATTCAGGCGGCCGGCTGGCCGATGGGCGAGGCGCGGGTCGGCTTCGAGATCGAGCCGCACCGCAAGGGCTGCCGCGTCCGGATCCACGAGACCGCCGTGAAGGGGCCGGGCACGCTGATCCCGAAGCCGCTGCTGCACGGCTTCCTCTGGGTGCGCAACATCGAGACGCTGCGCCGCCTCGCGCACATGGCGGAGGCGGGCGCCAACGGCCGCACGCTCGCGCCGGCCGCGCTGGCCTCGCCGCGCGACCGCGCCGGCCTCGACTCGTCGAAGCACACCGGCTGGCGACTCCTCGGCACCCTCGGCTCCCTCGTCGTTGGCTCGGTCGCCCTGCGGCTCGTGCTCGCGGGCCCGCGCCGCGCGCGGGGCTAG